The Tachyglossus aculeatus isolate mTacAcu1 chromosome 22, mTacAcu1.pri, whole genome shotgun sequence genome window below encodes:
- the LOC119944089 gene encoding olfactory receptor 9I1-like, whose amino-acid sequence MAENSTEGTEFLLTGFPGQPELQRVLFWVFLVFYFFTLGGNLGIFGLIQVDAHLQTPMYFFLGHLSLLDACYSSVVVPQMLVVLRASGASITSGRCAAQFFLFTLCACIECFLLAVMAYDRYVAVCHPLLYITIMTPRARWGLVSGVYVGALVLTVIRMGCTFSLSFCKSHHLDFFFCDLPPLLKLSCSETKARELVIYLVALSVIMISVTVIVVSYLFIIKAILCIRSAGGRAKTFSTCGSHITAVALFFGTLIFMYLKGNMGQALEVDKVVSVFYTVVIPMLNPMIYSLRNKEVKKALRKILHRNKFLQGL is encoded by the coding sequence ATGGCCGAGAACAGCACCGAAGGGACCGAGTTTCTCCTAACGGGTTTCCCCGGGCAGCCAGAACTGCAGAGGGTCCTCTTCTGGGTATTCCTGGTCTTTTACTTCTTCACCCTTGGGGGAAACCTGGGTATATTTGGGCTCATCCAGGTGGACGCCCATCTCcagacacccatgtacttcttccttggccacctctccctcctggatGCCTGCTACTCTTCGGTTGTCGTCCCTCAGATGCTGGTGGTTCTGAGGGCCAGCGGTGCATCCATCACATCTGGGAGATGTGCGGCCCAGTTCTTCCTCTTTACGCTGTGCGCctgcattgagtgctttctcCTTGCGGTCatggcctacgaccgctacgtggccgtgTGCCACCCCCTCCTCTACATCACCATCATGACCCCCCGGGCCCGCTGGGGGCTGGTGTCTGGGGTTTATGTAGGGGCACTGGTCCTGACTGTGATCCGCATGGGctgcaccttctctctctctttctgtaagTCTCACCATTTGGACTTCTTCTTCTGTGACCTCCCGCCCTTGTTGAAGCTGTCATGCTCTGAGACCAAAGCCCGGGAGCTGGTCATTTACCTCGTAGCTCTCTCTGTCATCATGATCAGTGTCACGGTGATCGTGGTCTCCTACCTGTTCATCATCAAGGCCATCCTGTGCATCCGTTCGGCCGGCGGGAGGGCCAAGACCTTCTCTACCTGTGGCTCTCACATTACCGCAGTGGCTCTGTTCTTTGGGACTCTCATCTTCATGTACCTGAAAGGCAAtatgggccaggccctggagGTGGACAAGgtggtatccgtgttctacaccgtggtcatCCCCATGCTCAATCCgatgatctacagtctgaggaacaaagaggtgaagaAGGCCCTAAGGAAAATTCTCCACAGGAACAAGTTCTTGCAAGGGCTATAA
- the LOC119944087 gene encoding olfactory receptor 9I1-like, whose product MAENGTEGTEFLLTGFPGRPELQRVLFWIFLVFYLLTMGGNLGIFGLIQADAHLQTPMYFFLGHLSLLDACYSSVVVPQMLVVLRAGGASVTSGRCAAQFFLFSLCASTECFLLAVMAYDRYVAVCHPLLYVTIITSRARWGLVSGVYAWALVLTVIRTGCTFSLSFCKSHRVDFFFCDLPPLMKLSCTDTKVRQLVIYFLAFSIISISVTVILVSYLFIIKAILCIRSAGGRAKTFSTCGSHVTSVALFFGTLAFMYLKGNMGQALEVDKEVSVFYTVVIPMLNPMIYSLRNKEVKEALRKILHKTKIAQGLFKVKSID is encoded by the coding sequence ATGGCCGAGAACGGGACTGAAGGGACCGAGTTTCTCCTAACGGGTTTCCCCGGTCGGCCGGAACTGCAGAGGGTCCTCTTCTGGATATTCCTGGTCTTTTACCTCCTCACCATGGGGGGAAACCTGGGTATATTTGGGCTCATCCAGGCGGATGCCCATCTCcagacacccatgtacttcttcctcggtcacctctccctcctggatGCCTGCTACTCTTCGGTTGTTGTCCCTCAGATGCTGGTGGTTCTGAGGGCCGGCGGCGCATCCGTCACATCTGGGCGATGTGCGGCCCAGTTCTTCCTTTtctcactgtgtgccagcactgagTGCTTTCTCCTCGCGGTCatggcctacgaccgctacgtagCCGTGTGCCACCCGCTCCTTTATGTCACCATCATAACTTCCCGGGCCCGCTGGGGGCTGGTGTCCGGGGTTTACGCGTGGGCACTGGTCCTCACCGTGATCCGCACGGGctgcaccttctctctctccttctgtaagTCTCACCGCGTGGACTTCTTTTTCTGTGACCTCCCACCCTTGATGAAGCTGTCATGCACTGATACCAAGGTCCGGCAGCTGGTCATCTACTTCCTAGCTTTCTCCATCATCTCGATCAGTGTGACAGTGATCCTGGTCTCCTACCTGTTCATCATCAAGGCCATCCTGTGCATCCGTTCAGCCGGTGGGAGGGCCAAGACCTTCTCTACCTGTGGCTCCCACGTGACCTCGGTGGCTCTGTTCTTTGGGACTCTTGCCTTCATGTACCTGAAAGGCAAtatgggccaggccctggagGTGGACAAGGaggtatccgtgttctacactgtggtcatccccatgctcaaccccatgatctacagtctgaggaacaaagaggtgaaggAGGCCTTGAGGAAAATTCTCCACAAGACCAAAATCGCGCAAGGGCTGTTCAAGGTCAAGTCCATCGATTGA